CTCGAGTGGCTGATGCCGGGCCAGTCGAAGGCGATCGTGAGCGAGCTCGCCACGTTCGTGACGCACCGGGACACGGTCGGCTGGGTGCTGCTGGCCACGATGCTGTTCTTCAGCTCACTGGCGTTCACGGTGCTCGAGAAGGCGATGTCGGTGATCTTCCTGCACCGGGTGGTGATCCGCCGCCGGCATTTCCTGGTGTCGGCGCTGCTGCCGTACTGCTACATCGTGTTCCTCAGTTTCGGCCTGCTCGTGGTCACGCTGGTCTCGGGCGGGCTGCAGTCGCTGGGGGACGAAAGCGTGGCCGTGCTGGGGCGGGAGTGGTCGCTCAGTGGGCTTTCGGGCGTGCTGCTGTACCTGCTCGGGTTCACCGGCGAGGTGTTCCTGCTCACCTCGGTCTACATGGTGATGCCGGTCGGGCGGATCACGTGGCGGCACGCGCTGCCGGGCGGCGCGACCGCGGCGGTGCTGTGGGAGATCACGCGGCACGTGCTGGTCTGGTACTTCAGCACGCTGTCGCAGGTGAGCGTGGTCTACGGTTCGCTGACCACGGCGATCGTGGTGCTCCTCAGCCTGGAGATCGCCGCCACCTTCCTGCTGCTGGGCGCGCAGGTGATCTCGGAGTACGAGCGCATCGACCGCAAGGAAGCGCAGGCCGGGGCCGCCCACTGAAGGCGGCCGCGTCCTTTCAGTCGCCCATCACGACGCCTTCGCGGCGCGGATCGGCGCCGCCGAACCAGAAGACCTGGCCGTGCGCCTGGCCGCGCGTGATCGCCTGCAGGCCGCTGGTCAGGGCCTGCTCACGCACTTCGGCGCCGCGCGCACGCAGGGCTTCCACGGTCGCGGGCGGGAAGCGCTTTTCCTCGAGCAGGGAAGGTCCGTTCAGCGAGGCGAAATTGGGCAGGTTGATGGCCTGCTGCGGCGTCATGCCCCAGTTGAGCGCGCCATAGATCGTCTTGGCCGTGAAGTGGATGATGAGCGCGCCGCCCGGGCTGCCGCCGCTCATCACGAGCGCGTTGGTCGACTTGTCGAACACCAGGGTCGGCGCCATCGAGGAGCGCGGACGTTTGCCGGGCTGGA
The sequence above is a segment of the Ramlibacter henchirensis genome. Coding sequences within it:
- a CDS encoding YihY/virulence factor BrkB family protein, producing MSMLSPAASQVLAHPGEFLRRVLRNFVRNQGLLLAGAVAYYALLSVVPLLILAVIFLSHYVDKTMLLETLGLYLEWLMPGQSKAIVSELATFVTHRDTVGWVLLATMLFFSSLAFTVLEKAMSVIFLHRVVIRRRHFLVSALLPYCYIVFLSFGLLVVTLVSGGLQSLGDESVAVLGREWSLSGLSGVLLYLLGFTGEVFLLTSVYMVMPVGRITWRHALPGGATAAVLWEITRHVLVWYFSTLSQVSVVYGSLTTAIVVLLSLEIAATFLLLGAQVISEYERIDRKEAQAGAAH